Below is a genomic region from Bacillus mycoides.
TAATATAGAAGTATTAGCAAGACTAGATGTTATATCGGAATCAAAAGGGATTCAAAAGTCTAAAATTGTAGAAGAAGCACTACAGGAATTTTTGCAACGGTATGATGTTAATCATGAAACGTATCCAGAGAAATAAAAGAAAGGATACTATGTTCCATATAAGAGCGTGTATCCTTTCTTTTATTTCATTTTTTGTTTTGTTTCGAAAAGTAATATAGGAACCAAACGGCATGATTTTGTTCATCAGCTGCTGCGCGCCGAAATGTTTCTTTCACTTGTTGATTTGTCGTTTTGTCAGCAATTTCTAAGTAAAAATCAACTGTTCGTTGCTCATCTTGCCGAATTTCAAGGATTTGAGTTCGTTCATTTATGTCTGGAGCTAAAGTAGCTAATCTAGCATAAAAATGAATGGCGCTATATTCTCCATTAATTGCTTTCTCAATACTACGAATGTGTTTGTCGATACAATGTATCGTCATTGTTTGATAGAAATACATACAAATTTCCCCATTATAGTTTTCTATATACTACGAAGAAACAAGGGGC
It encodes:
- a CDS encoding ferritin-like domain-containing protein, yielding MYFYQTMTIHCIDKHIRSIEKAINGEYSAIHFYARLATLAPDINERTQILEIRQDEQRTVDFYLEIADKTTNQQVKETFRRAAADEQNHAVWFLYYFSKQNKK